The genomic stretch GACTCAACAATGACGCCCAGCTTCGTGCTACCGCTCTCAGCCCTCCCTGATGCTATCATAGACAGAGTCCTCAGCTACTTAGAGGTGGCTGATCTCACCCAATTGATCGGAAACAGCGACTTTCTCTGTGCCAATCCTGATCTCCTTGCAGCCATAGCCAGAAAGCTCCAAGCCTCAAACATCTCctacaacaacagaatTGCCCAGTACTCGTTTTTGCACATGTACTTGCGAACACCAACCTACATCAACAAACGCAACTTGCAATTTCTCTCCCATCGCAGAGACTTATATAGACTCGTACAATTTGATAGAATACTTGAACGTAGAAAAGAGTGCGGAAAGGAGCTTATAGACTCAATTGTAGGTGCAATTGAATCCGGAGACGCAAACAGCTATGTTGCTGGCGGTGTAAATGTTAGAAAGGCATTCAAAACTGGTCTTGCCACTTGCATCACCATAAGTTACTATATTTGGGACTTGTCAGACATTGCtgactttcttgatcttgtacTTCTGATTGAGCCTTCATCCTTGACCTACaacttggaattggaatttgACCCTGCCCTTCGTTACCTCATAGACCTTCAGTATATGTTAGGCTTGTGTCTGTCCCATTTGAACAAACAAACACCCGATGGATTTCAGTCACTTCTCGTATATAACCACAACCATGCGGGTGACTTTGTATTCGACATGGCTAATACCAACTTCCTAGCGTTGCAGAATGTCTGGTTCGAGAATTCCAATGTCAAAATCAAGTCTTCCTGGGGAATGACTCAGTTAAAAGATCTcaatttgcacccaaacAACCACGGCTATAATCTCAACCATCCTATCCGTATCCAGAAGTTCTTTCCTCAACATTTGAGAGAActcaaacttggaaattgcATTATAGGCGAAAAAACAACTAATTACCCCATACCATCCAACCTTCGCTCTATTAGTCTCAGAACCATAAGAGATGTATCTAACGAAACAACGTTTTgcaagattcttcttttgacaAACTTGCAGAATAACCTTGAGGAATTAACAGTAGAATCCATCTACAATCAGACGAACTCACATGTGGATTTTTTTGAGTTGATTGAACCCAACGAAAATAATCTCGACACAGTAAGCTCCTTGAAAAGCCTAGAAATCtcaagattgaagactGACATCgacttcaccaacttcacGACTACGTCGTTGTCTCTAACAGAATCTTCGCCCGAGTTCATATCCTCTTTGCCTCGCTTCTTGACTAGTTTGAACctttccaacaataatattCAAGACTTGTCTCAACTTGGCAAAGACATCCCCGCTACGATTGTAAAGCTTAACCTAGCCGATAACACTATCAATTGGGCATTGCATATTCCAGACTTTTCTCGTTTGGACAAGCTAAAGATTCTCAAATTGTCCAATACCCATCTTGGAGCACATTTGGCAAGTTTGAAATTTCCCGATCTGATAGTTGAGCTTTCGCTAGAAGTAAACCAGATTGTCACATTGGAAAATGTTCGTTTTCCTAAAAGCTTGAAAGACTTGGGTGTGGGATCAAATAAAATCACTTCAGTAGGCAACAATCCCATGTTTCCTAAGGGTATTGGCACCATACATTTCACTGAAAACAAACTCAGCGGAAGTTTCGATCTAAGCACCAACcatcttggagaagaactCGATTTGAAAGTTCTATATTTGAACTTCAATAGTTTCAAACATTTCAATCAAATTAAATTGCCTAGCAATCTCCGGTTGTTGAATTTTGacgattgcaaatttgCCAAACTTGAGAATATTCACTTCCAGGACTCcattgaagagttgagTTTCAGTGGCTGTACTATATCAAGTATTCAAAACGTAACTTTTGGATCCGAGTCAAGActcaaatatttcaatcTCTCTCAAAACAGCATTCGCAATATTGAATCGCTTAGATTACCTGATTCTATTCAGACATTTGATATCAGTTCCAACTTGATCGAGTCGATTCCAAGTCCGGATTACTTCAATTTGGACAACATTCAAGTCGTGCGTTTGACCCACAATAGACTCCGATCGGTTTCTCTTAGACTTTTCACTAAGCTCAGGGTATTAGATTTGTCATTCAACATGATCAAGAAGCTTCTGTTGCGATTCCCGAGAAACTCTACTACCAAGTTGAATATCATCAACTTATCACATAATGAACTAACGAGCATTTCTCCACAAGTAGTAGGTCACAATGTAGATGGCACCTATCACTCCCATTTGGTAGAGATagacatcatcaacaaccGCATGACAACAGAAGATATAAAGAGCAAACTTGATGAGTTTCCAGCGCTCAAATGTTTCCTTGTAGGAACCACAGGAAAACAGGATCGGTTCGGCTACGAGATTGGCAAGAACCTCATCAACGAAGGATTATGTTTAGGTAAACGAATTGATGAGTTGAGCATGTAATGTTAATGTAAATAGATATGTACAAGTATACGACACTACAGATGTAATTCTGTGGTTGCAATGAATTTGCCATCTACCATTTCAGAAATGATACCAGTTCGATTGGAAAATAGCAATGGCTTCCAGTTAGAAACAAGTGACAGTTGTGAATAAAATGATAATGCGCTAGATTGTTTATGCTTGTGAGTCAAAATCAGTAACATACACTtcagttgttgaagtctcTGGATTGTAAATTTCTAGTCATGGCAGGCAAGGCTACTCTTATTCCATCCAATTCCTTCGTCATTTTGACTTGACAACCCAATCTCGAAGTTTCGGTCAATCCAAAAGCCAAATCCAACATATCgttttcgtcatcatcagGCTCTGGGATCTCATCGTAGAATTCTGGGTCAACGATTATGTGGCATGTGGAACAGGCACAAGATCCACCACAAGCGCCTTCCATGTCCAAGTTATATGCCTGGGCAATGTCCAAGATGTTGTCGCCCTCAGCAACTTCGTAAGTGAACTGGCTTCCGTCTTTAGTAATGAACGTTATATGGAGCTCTTCGCCAGGATTGGGTTTGTGAATATGGCCATGGAGCAATGAAGCAGATTGGTGGAAGTTTCTAAAACCAGAAAAAGGGCTTCTGAACATCAAGTTCGAAGGACGTATCCTTACGAGACCAGTCTGTGATCTCACGGTGTTGTTTAGCACTCTCGATGAGgcagaaatgaaatttcTAAACATTTCGttaactgaaaaattctggTGGACTTAAAAGACTAGATTCAGAAACGTTTGATAAacagagtgaaaaatacaattaTGCCCGTTTGAAATGGTTATTCTCTCTATAAACACATACAGATACTACCAGGAAAGTATGAGGATgtttctgaacttcaaaagtGCAAACTTAGCTTTTCGTGAACTCTGCTCTTTCAGGTTTTCATCTAAATCTGAGCTTGACTATTAcaaatttttttctgtCCTTCATCCATCAAAAATAATGCTAACTCGCTTATCGGTCCGAGAAGGACGGAGAAGGAGATAAAGATCGTGGGGAAGATTCGACTCCGAGACGGACTAGTAGAATTTGCTTATAGTGTTGTTGACGTAGTCGGTATCTACGAGAATAGAATCTTCTACTTGAATAGTTCAAGACAGTGGAATATAAATATCTAGAAAAGCACTTTTATAGAAAAATTAAGACCAACAAGAGCTGGTTGATATGTAGGTTGAAAAGCCAATATTTAATATTAATAGAAGACATTGCACAGTTTAGTCGAACTGTAGAAGAGTAATAACAAGTAAAAGTAACATCATCTAACTCTGAGAAAATCAATCAAAGTATAGCTTGGGTGGCTGCAACAGTCATTATACCCACTAGTGGTATACTAAGTATTGTTCAATCAGTCAACATGAGCAAGTATAATTCAGTACACATAAATTGTATACGTGTAGGAGCACGTACACTTCATTATACATACCTCATTAAAGTAGACTCATTCAAGAAGTAAAGAAAACATTTCATCATCACCAGAACTTGCTGGCCAACACTAAGAAGATGAGCAAGATCAACACAGCAATAATGGCGTAACTTATAAACTTGTTGGCCGTCAAACGACGACTCATAGACTTCAAGGTTTGGATCGACTTGTCTACATAAGTGTCAGCAGTCATAAGCGTATTTCTAGCTCCAGAGATCTGGTCTCTTTGTGATCTCAAGTCGTTGAGAATGTTACCTCCGATCGACTCGGTTTCAAGAGCCACTCTGTGAGAGTCCTTTAATCTTTGAGACGACCTCTCAAGCGATGCATTATTGCCCAAAAGagtctttctttgttgatCCTGCAAACTTCCAGGTTCTACATCGTCAGTGTATCTGCTACCAAACAATTCGTGTTTGTCCTGAGAATTCAATAACTGGTTCAACCGGCTCTTGCTGTCGTCTATCTGTGACTTATACTGACGTATCTTGGTGTTATACGATGATCTCTGATTAGTGGGCAAGTTCTGAACTTCTATACCCATTTGGTCCAACACCTCCTGGCCCTCTTCAATAGCACCTTCTATAGCTCTTAAGTAGCTTTTTCTGGATTCTGAAATAGTTAGTAAGTCCGATTAGGTATTCATGCTATTCTACACATCTTACACAAGAAGTGCAACCCATAACGACATCACTAGCTCTCCTATTATAAAGATCACAGAATAGTCTCTATCCTGTGGAAATATAGAAAATTTCCACATCTACTATTTTTCACACTTACCCCCCTCAACAGCCGAAATCTGTGCCAATTTGGACTTGGCTTCCAGTAACGCCAACTGGAAATCGGATTCGTACGTTTCGAAAAGATCCGACATCTTGATAGCTAAAGAACACCATCACCAATATTTAGTCCACAGCCTTTCATAAAGGAGCAACTTAACCATGAAAGTTTattgtcacgtgatttaATCGAAACTACCCCATACACTATACAAAGACGACTTCTACTACTCTATCATGGATGAACCTGTGATTACTAACTAACGATATAATAGAGATGAAAAATAGAAACGGATCTTCGGCAGCCACACTAAAAGTTCTTACATTCGAATTCGTCACCAGAGACATCGTCGTCGTCCTTCAACTTATATCTAGAGAAGGCATCTTTGATCTGGTCCAACAAGTCAGCATCTACAGGAGCATGGTTTGAATCgaaagaagtagtagatAATGTGGGACCAAGTTCACTTAATTCCTCTTGGAAGGCATCATTCGTAGCTAAGCCAAAGCCATTAGTAGGCAATTTCCTGGCAGCACTGAGTTTGGActgattttcttgttcttcttcatccaaatCCAAAGCATGAActgtcaagttcaacaacgactttCCTGACTTTCTTCTCATCAAGTTTCCTGGGAAAGGACCAGACTTAGGATAGAATTGTTGCACATCATCTCCAGCCACGAGACGTTCACTGTCGTGTAAGAAGACAGATGATCTTCTGTTGTTTGGAGTCTTGGGTGTCTTTGGAATTCTACAAGATACACCGTTGTCATGGATCCACTTGGCTACGACAG from Scheffersomyces stipitis CBS 6054 chromosome 2, complete sequence encodes the following:
- a CDS encoding leucine rich repeat protein, producing MTPSFVLPLSALPDAIIDRVLSYLEVADLTQLIGNSDFLCANPDLLAAIARKLQASNISYNNRIAQYSFLHMYLRTPTYINKRNLQFLSHRRDLYRLVQFDRILERRKECGKELIDSIAFKTGLATCITISYYIWDLSDIADFLDLVLSIEPSSLTYNLELEFDPALRYLIDLQYMLGLCSSHLNKQTPDGFQSLLVYNHNHAGDFVFDMANTNFLALQNVWFENSNVKIKSSWGMTQLKDLNLHPNNHGYNLNHPIRIQKFFPQHLRELKLGNCIIGEKTTNYPIPSNLRSISLRTIRDVSNETTFCKILLLTNLQNNLEELTVESIYNQTNSHVDFFELIEPNENNLDTFISSLPRFLTSLNLSNNNIQDLSQLGKDIPATIVKLNLADNTINWALHIPDFSRLDKLKILKLSNTHLGAHLASLKFPDSIVELSLEVNQIVTLENVRFPKSLKDLGVGSNKITSVGNNPMFPKGIGTIHFTENKLSGSFDLSTNHLGEELDLKVLYLNFNSFKHFNQIKLPSNLRLLNFDDCKFAKLENIHFQDSIEELSFSGCTISSIQNVTFGSESRLKYFNLSQNSIRNIESLRLPDSIQTFDISSNLIESIPSPDYFNLDNIQVVRLTHNRLRSVSLRLFTKLRVLDLSFNMIKKLSLRFPRNSTTKLNIINLSHNELTSISPQVVGHNVDGTYHSHLVEIDIINNRMTTEDIKSKLDEFPALKCFLVGTTGKQDRFGYEIGKNLINEGLCLGKRIDELSM
- the YAH1 gene encoding mitochondrial matrix iron-sulfur protein (Ferredoxin mitochondrial matrix iron-sulfur protein~go_funtion electron transporter activity~go_process electron transport), producing MFRSPFSGFRNFHQSASLLHGHIHKPNPGEELHITFITKDGSQFTYEVAEGDNILDIAQAYNLDMEGACGGSCACSTCHIIVDPEFYDEIPEPDDDENDMLDLAFGLTETSRLGCQVKMTKELDGIRVALPAMTRNLQSRDFNN
- a CDS encoding predicted protein (go_component integral to membrane~go_process intracellular protein transport), which codes for MSDLFETYESDFQLALSEAKSKLAQISAVEGESRKSYLRAIEGAIEEGQEVLDQMGIEVQNLPTNQRSSYNTKIRQYKSQIDDSKSRLNQLLNSQDKHELFGSRYTDDVEPGSLQDQQRKTLLGNNASLERSSQRLKDSHRVALETESIGGNILNDLRSQRDQISGARNTLMTADTYVDKSIQTLKSMSRRLTANKFISYAIIAVLILLIFLVLASKFW